The proteins below are encoded in one region of Bacteroidota bacterium:
- a CDS encoding metal-dependent hydrolase → MLNIQYLGHSCFMLDDGTHRLLFDPFISGNPMAEAIDIKSLMPHYILVSHGHGDHIGDSVEIAHQSNAKIICNYEVGQWLHKRGITQTHEVNYGGKLNFDFGFVKIVNAVHSSMLPDETYGGNPLGFLINIAGKNIYYAGDTGLTMDMKLIPLWCKLDVAILPLGNTFTMDIDDAVIASNFIECNEIIGMHYDTFQPIKINHEEARQKFADAGKKLKLLWVGESIKVDSGQ, encoded by the coding sequence ATGCTAAATATACAATACCTCGGGCATTCTTGTTTTATGCTTGATGATGGCACACATCGTTTGCTATTCGATCCATTCATAAGTGGAAACCCCATGGCAGAAGCCATTGATATAAAATCATTGATGCCACATTATATTCTGGTCTCCCACGGCCATGGTGACCATATCGGTGATTCTGTGGAAATAGCACACCAAAGCAATGCAAAAATAATTTGCAATTACGAAGTGGGTCAGTGGCTACACAAACGAGGAATCACACAAACCCATGAGGTAAATTATGGAGGCAAATTAAATTTTGATTTTGGGTTTGTTAAAATAGTGAACGCTGTCCATTCAAGCATGTTGCCCGACGAAACTTATGGCGGAAATCCTTTGGGGTTCTTGATCAATATCGCAGGTAAAAATATATATTATGCTGGCGACACAGGACTCACGATGGATATGAAATTAATTCCACTTTGGTGTAAATTGGATGTGGCAATATTACCTTTAGGCAATACCTTTACAATGGATATCGATGATGCTGTAATAGCTAGCAATTTTATAGAATGTAATGAAATCATAGGGATGCATTATGATACATTTCAGCCTATCAAAATAAACCATGAGGAAGCAAGGCAAAAGTTTGCAGATGCGGGGAAGAAATTGAAATTACTGTGGGTTGGAGAAAGTATAAAAGTAGACAGTGGACAGTAG